The Listeria welshimeri serovar 6b str. SLCC5334 genome has a window encoding:
- a CDS encoding (4Fe-4S)-binding protein: MDEEKLLEQGYRKYRGTDVDVYFNTNVCVHSGNCVKGNAELFNLDRKPWIVPDNVTTEEAKRVIHTCPSGALQYIEK, from the coding sequence ATGGATGAAGAAAAGCTTTTAGAACAAGGTTACCGCAAGTATCGTGGGACGGATGTGGATGTTTATTTTAATACAAATGTTTGTGTGCATTCGGGTAATTGTGTGAAAGGTAATGCAGAACTTTTTAATTTGGATAGAAAACCGTGGATTGTGCCTGATAACGTGACAACAGAAGAGGCAAAGCGAGTAATTCATACTTGTCCAAGTGGGGCGCTTCAATATATAGAAAAATAG
- a CDS encoding GNAT family N-acetyltransferase, which produces MEYKNGENRIYVVNDEGVEIGEVTFVPTGEDMFIIDHTGVDDSARGQGIAQELVKRAVEKAKSEGKKIIPLCPFAKSEFSKKPEYQEVQAAK; this is translated from the coding sequence ATGGAATATAAAAACGGTGAAAATAGAATTTATGTAGTTAATGATGAAGGTGTGGAGATAGGCGAGGTGACCTTTGTTCCAACTGGGGAAGATATGTTTATTATTGACCACACTGGTGTAGATGATTCTGCTCGAGGTCAGGGTATAGCCCAAGAATTAGTAAAGCGCGCTGTTGAAAAAGCAAAATCTGAAGGGAAGAAAATTATCCCGCTTTGCCCATTTGCCAAATCGGAGTTTTCTAAGAAGCCTGAATATCAAGAAGTGCAAGCCGCAAAATAA
- a CDS encoding ABC transporter substrate-binding protein — protein sequence MKKFLLVAVISVFALVLTACGGSGSSSDKANGSGKAKDGGSLIIGVTGDPEVINPNYSSDRVTLTIQQAVYAPLFWEVDGKPALAKSLDISDDNLTYTVKLKDGLTWHDGKPLTADDVVFTVNSILDTKQNSPNRGNFVFDDKPVKVEAVDDTTVKFTLPTVAPAFENTIKTFFPIPKHIFDGVENIEKSDKNKKPIGSGPYKFVEYKTGEYVSLERFNDYFDGKPKLDKVTFRITKDQNAANLALQNGEINLKSIQPSDRKKVEKASAVNIITYPENRLSYATFNENQPALKSKELRQALSYALDREEIIDAAYGSDEYAKPASSFLTENTKYFTDKVETYDQDIAKAKKLVKESGFDTSQKLTVYYLNNSKSQESIALYLQQQYKEIGVTLDLKPTDPNALSNITLDRKNADYSIALNGYIMGNDPDAYKSLYLSDAPYNYSNYHNKDLDALWEKGAVTADDKERQEVYEKIQNTIADDAVIYPISYDNAVLALDSRYGGQKAATPQPVTMFRDLSKLYLTE from the coding sequence ATGAAGAAATTTTTATTAGTAGCGGTTATCTCGGTCTTTGCCTTGGTGTTAACTGCTTGCGGAGGTTCAGGTTCTAGTTCGGACAAAGCAAATGGTTCAGGCAAAGCGAAAGACGGCGGCTCTCTTATTATTGGCGTTACAGGGGATCCGGAAGTAATCAATCCGAATTATTCTTCAGACCGTGTAACATTAACAATTCAACAAGCTGTATATGCACCGCTATTTTGGGAAGTTGATGGCAAACCAGCACTTGCAAAAAGCTTAGATATTTCAGATGACAACTTAACTTACACTGTAAAACTAAAAGATGGTCTAACTTGGCACGACGGCAAACCTTTGACTGCAGACGATGTAGTATTTACTGTAAATTCTATTTTAGATACAAAACAAAACAGTCCGAATCGCGGGAACTTTGTTTTTGATGATAAACCTGTAAAAGTAGAAGCAGTAGACGATACAACAGTAAAATTCACGTTGCCAACAGTTGCTCCAGCCTTTGAAAATACAATTAAAACTTTCTTCCCAATTCCAAAACACATTTTTGATGGCGTAGAAAATATCGAGAAAAGTGATAAAAACAAAAAACCAATTGGTTCAGGTCCTTATAAATTTGTTGAATACAAAACAGGAGAATACGTTTCCTTAGAAAGATTCAATGATTATTTTGATGGAAAACCTAAATTAGATAAAGTTACTTTCCGAATCACAAAAGATCAAAATGCGGCTAATTTAGCACTTCAAAATGGAGAAATCAATTTAAAATCCATTCAACCTTCTGATAGAAAAAAAGTTGAAAAAGCGAGCGCGGTAAATATTATCACTTACCCTGAAAATCGTTTAAGCTATGCAACCTTCAACGAAAACCAACCAGCTCTTAAATCAAAAGAACTTCGCCAAGCCCTTTCTTATGCGCTTGATCGTGAAGAAATCATTGATGCAGCGTATGGTTCAGATGAATATGCAAAACCAGCTTCCTCTTTCTTAACAGAAAACACGAAATACTTCACTGATAAAGTAGAAACATACGACCAAGATATTGCAAAAGCGAAGAAATTAGTAAAAGAAAGTGGTTTTGATACAAGTCAAAAATTAACTGTTTACTACCTAAACAATAGTAAATCTCAAGAAAGTATCGCGCTATACTTACAACAACAATACAAAGAAATCGGCGTGACTCTTGACTTAAAACCGACAGATCCAAACGCGCTTAGCAACATCACGCTTGACCGCAAAAACGCAGATTACTCTATCGCCTTAAATGGTTATATCATGGGAAACGATCCTGATGCGTATAAATCTTTATACTTGAGCGATGCACCTTACAACTACTCTAACTATCACAACAAAGATTTAGATGCGCTTTGGGAAAAAGGAGCTGTAACTGCTGACGATAAAGAACGTCAAGAAGTCTATGAAAAAATTCAAAACACCATTGCGGATGACGCTGTAATCTATCCAATTTCTTATGATAATGCAGTGCTCGCTCTTGATAGCCGTTATGGTGGACAAAAAGCTGCAACACCACAACCAGTAACAATGTTCCGTGATCTTTCTAAACTATATTTAACGGAATAA
- a CDS encoding ABC transporter permease, protein MLKTIIKRVLQIIPMLFIISIISFALIKLAPGDPVNSFVTPDMNPDDVERIRQSLGLDQPIYVQYFIWLGNLLQGNLGYSIINSQPVLQQILERIPATLGLVGTSLVLTLLLSIPLGLVAANYENTWIDKVLNGISYIGISIPIFWFGMILIDVFSIQLGWLPSLGMRTIGVDSFWDMAEHAILPVITLTFQGCAAYYRYVRSNTINQLKEEYVLFGYAKGLSKVQIMGHHVLKNSLLPVITLLGMSLPQVITGAFITESIFSWPGMGSLGINAIFQLDYPVIMAITLFSALLLIIGNLLADLAYMIVDPRIREMG, encoded by the coding sequence ATGCTAAAAACAATCATAAAACGCGTATTACAAATTATTCCGATGCTATTTATTATCTCGATTATTTCGTTTGCACTTATAAAACTAGCACCTGGGGATCCTGTGAATTCTTTTGTTACTCCTGATATGAATCCAGATGATGTAGAGCGGATTAGACAGAGTTTGGGACTTGATCAACCAATCTATGTACAATACTTTATTTGGCTTGGAAATTTGCTCCAAGGTAATCTTGGTTATTCGATTATAAATAGTCAACCTGTTTTACAACAAATTTTGGAGAGAATTCCTGCAACGCTTGGTTTGGTTGGAACTTCGCTTGTGCTAACATTGTTATTATCCATTCCGCTTGGTTTAGTTGCAGCGAATTATGAAAATACTTGGATCGACAAAGTATTAAACGGGATTTCTTATATAGGTATTTCCATTCCGATTTTTTGGTTTGGGATGATTTTAATTGATGTGTTTTCGATTCAGCTAGGTTGGCTTCCAAGTCTTGGAATGCGAACGATTGGGGTCGATTCTTTTTGGGACATGGCGGAACATGCGATTTTACCAGTTATAACCTTGACTTTCCAAGGGTGCGCTGCGTATTATCGCTACGTTCGTTCAAATACTATTAACCAATTAAAAGAAGAATATGTTTTATTCGGCTATGCAAAAGGATTATCCAAAGTACAAATCATGGGGCATCATGTATTGAAAAATTCCTTGTTACCAGTTATTACACTACTTGGAATGTCACTTCCGCAAGTCATTACAGGTGCTTTTATTACCGAAAGTATTTTTTCATGGCCGGGAATGGGTTCGCTAGGAATTAATGCGATTTTCCAATTAGATTATCCGGTTATTATGGCAATTACGCTTTTTTCAGCGCTATTATTAATTATCGGCAACTTGCTAGCCGATTTAGCTTATATGATTGTCGATCCACGGATTAGGGAAATGGGGTGA
- a CDS encoding ABC transporter permease — protein MRLDFSKKTMQDFERDAEVVHATRERSFWRFMLADRRAVFATSVLILITVACIFAFLSPYDPNALSVQDKLMPPNLAHWFGTDDHGRDYLTRVLYGGRVSLLVGVFAMMIAVVVGTLAGTVSGYFGGFIDNMVMRFLDIFMSIPSFFLLMILNAYLKPGISNIIIIIGLLSWMEVARIVRAETLTLKEREFILYSKSSGGGFFHIMFKHIIPNAMPSIVVAASLNVATAILTESALSFLGLGVQQPNASWGSMLNNAQGYVGEATYLALFPGLLILMTILSFNVLGDVLRKGLSRRY, from the coding sequence ATGCGATTAGATTTTTCAAAAAAAACAATGCAAGATTTCGAGCGGGATGCAGAAGTAGTTCATGCGACGAGAGAGCGGAGTTTTTGGCGTTTTATGCTCGCTGACCGACGTGCTGTTTTTGCGACGAGTGTGCTGATACTTATTACAGTTGCTTGTATTTTTGCGTTCCTTTCCCCTTATGATCCTAATGCACTCTCGGTTCAGGACAAATTAATGCCGCCCAATTTGGCGCACTGGTTTGGAACGGATGACCATGGTCGAGATTACTTGACGCGCGTTTTGTATGGTGGCCGAGTTTCACTACTTGTTGGGGTATTTGCGATGATGATTGCCGTTGTCGTTGGTACACTAGCTGGTACTGTTAGTGGTTATTTTGGTGGTTTTATTGATAATATGGTGATGCGTTTTCTAGATATTTTCATGTCGATTCCTTCATTTTTCTTACTAATGATTTTAAATGCGTACTTAAAACCGGGGATTTCGAACATTATTATCATCATTGGATTGCTTTCATGGATGGAAGTAGCGCGGATAGTCCGAGCAGAAACACTGACGTTAAAAGAACGTGAATTCATTTTGTATTCCAAATCATCTGGTGGTGGATTTTTCCACATAATGTTCAAACACATCATTCCAAATGCGATGCCATCTATCGTCGTTGCAGCTTCATTAAACGTCGCTACAGCCATTTTAACCGAGTCGGCACTAAGTTTCCTTGGACTCGGAGTTCAACAACCTAACGCTTCATGGGGTAGCATGCTGAACAATGCGCAAGGCTACGTCGGTGAAGCAACATACTTGGCACTTTTCCCAGGACTATTAATTTTGATGACCATTCTTTCATTTAATGTCCTTGGCGATGTACTAAGAAAAGGCCTATCTCGCAGATACTAA
- a CDS encoding DUF3130 domain-containing protein, producing MSEIKVKEATLKKHSTKLESKVKSDEYLPMKGGNMAYSQANSINHFRTALYDLVDAVDNFQGVVGTDAKRLKELGASYTRKDQELKGSMGLGGK from the coding sequence ATGAGTGAAATTAAAGTTAAAGAAGCAACCTTGAAAAAACATTCGACAAAGTTAGAATCTAAAGTCAAATCAGACGAATATTTACCAATGAAAGGTGGCAATATGGCATACAGTCAAGCCAATTCCATCAACCATTTTCGGACAGCATTGTATGACTTGGTAGACGCGGTGGACAATTTTCAAGGTGTGGTAGGAACGGATGCCAAAAGATTGAAAGAATTAGGCGCATCATATACTCGCAAAGACCAAGAGCTTAAAGGGAGCATGGGATTAGGGGGTAAATAA
- a CDS encoding T7SS effector LXG polymorphic toxin, translating into MSRIDIGEIQTFAHQLHTANEAGRKSIKDIKTAVKNYTEDSSLKGKAVDASKNYYQMTYFPLCDAIIEAMNESEERLAKYIADFHAQVDGSADARIDADGLYELGKMIDLIEAKKEALAQRMNTGTEGQMQSYRSQLSIAYKQENILEKYLAFEQSHSGFFDNLTDLVQGIQQTIRELQSNIQFNSKTGTYDMSKLNFTTVTRMQNALGKALKDNQTTFNFDEYQKTYRGQMWVLMKNGIVDVEATNAYNAAVLNGELPHDGNAPEQDAEQLKAVLESLKNKKDPITGVDISSAHVISILSGLVFTYTAGIYKGKKISISNHDLWKIRNKNGTQKVIYSANGKPYLRALRRTQFDEILKNGFPDGTKFNQHAYNSLFKSGRKDIMPDDIIEALSNKPVPSEPGSVKYVNEKTGTSVFVNPETNTVVGIWPQKFK; encoded by the coding sequence GTGAGCCGAATTGACATCGGAGAAATACAAACCTTTGCGCACCAACTACATACAGCTAATGAAGCCGGAAGAAAAAGCATTAAAGATATCAAAACCGCTGTGAAAAATTATACCGAAGACAGCAGTTTAAAAGGAAAAGCAGTTGATGCATCGAAAAATTACTACCAAATGACCTATTTCCCATTATGTGATGCGATAATCGAAGCAATGAACGAAAGCGAAGAACGATTAGCGAAATATATAGCCGATTTTCACGCCCAAGTGGATGGTTCAGCTGATGCGAGAATTGATGCGGACGGTTTATACGAACTCGGGAAAATGATTGATCTCATCGAAGCGAAAAAAGAAGCACTAGCACAGCGAATGAATACTGGAACAGAGGGGCAAATGCAGAGCTATCGTTCCCAGCTGAGTATTGCCTACAAACAAGAAAATATCTTAGAAAAATACTTGGCTTTTGAACAGAGTCATAGCGGCTTTTTTGATAATTTAACCGATTTAGTCCAAGGAATTCAACAGACTATTCGCGAACTCCAGTCGAACATTCAATTTAACAGTAAAACGGGCACCTATGATATGAGCAAACTGAATTTCACCACGGTAACTCGGATGCAAAACGCCTTAGGAAAAGCGCTAAAAGATAACCAAACAACATTCAATTTTGACGAATATCAAAAAACGTACCGTGGTCAAATGTGGGTGTTAATGAAAAATGGTATAGTAGATGTAGAAGCAACGAACGCGTATAATGCCGCTGTGCTAAACGGGGAATTACCACATGATGGGAATGCCCCAGAACAAGATGCGGAACAATTAAAGGCAGTGCTAGAATCACTGAAAAACAAAAAAGACCCTATTACTGGAGTAGATATAAGTAGCGCACACGTTATATCTATTTTGAGTGGACTAGTATTTACCTATACTGCTGGTATCTATAAAGGAAAGAAAATCAGTATTTCTAATCACGATTTATGGAAAATTAGAAACAAAAACGGCACTCAAAAAGTAATATATAGTGCCAATGGTAAACCTTATCTAAGAGCATTAAGAAGAACTCAATTTGATGAAATTTTAAAAAACGGTTTCCCTGATGGAACAAAGTTCAATCAACATGCTTATAATTCACTTTTCAAATCTGGTAGAAAAGATATTATGCCTGATGATATCATTGAAGCACTAAGTAATAAACCAGTGCCATCAGAACCTGGAAGCGTAAAATATGTAAATGAAAAAACTGGAACGTCTGTATTTGTTAACCCTGAAACAAATACAGTTGTTGGAATATGGCCTCAAAAATTTAAATAG